Proteins encoded within one genomic window of Thermococcus celer Vu 13 = JCM 8558:
- a CDS encoding DUF2240 family protein produces MHPLKRAVEHKGSAEFTRSELVGILAFTLRIMDVKSAKELIARSIEGGLIEERNGRLVVNEALLGEEKRSEDIFGEMVDYIASVLGWEVEDVIEGIRAMRERYGDLDERVLAYLFGMDKGVDMSRFRERLEL; encoded by the coding sequence TTGCACCCGCTCAAGAGGGCCGTTGAGCATAAGGGTTCGGCTGAGTTCACGCGAAGCGAGCTCGTCGGGATACTCGCCTTCACCCTTCGCATAATGGACGTTAAGTCGGCCAAGGAGCTCATAGCGAGGTCCATAGAGGGGGGCCTTATCGAAGAGCGAAACGGGAGGCTCGTCGTGAACGAGGCCCTTCTGGGCGAGGAGAAGAGAAGCGAGGACATTTTCGGCGAGATGGTGGATTACATCGCCTCCGTCCTCGGCTGGGAGGTGGAGGACGTCATCGAGGGGATAAGGGCGATGCGCGAACGCTACGGCGACCTCGACGAGAGGGTTCTGGCTTACCTCTTCGGCATGGACAAGGGCGTTGACATGTCCCGCTTCCGCGAGAGGCTCGAGCTTTAG
- a CDS encoding PaaI family thioesterase has protein sequence MEQRTHRLASERLVGKPVRIEKNHAEVLLKTTEEMAVDDYGLVHGGFTFGLADYAAMLAVNEPTVVLGKAEVRFLRPVKAGDELLARAEVTEDLGRKKVVKAEVFRDEEKVFEGTFHCYVLERHVLG, from the coding sequence GTGGAGCAGAGAACCCACAGGTTAGCGTCCGAAAGGCTCGTTGGGAAGCCCGTCAGGATAGAGAAAAACCACGCGGAAGTCCTGTTGAAGACCACGGAGGAGATGGCCGTCGACGATTACGGGCTGGTCCACGGCGGCTTCACCTTTGGACTGGCGGACTACGCGGCCATGCTCGCCGTTAACGAGCCGACCGTCGTCCTCGGAAAGGCAGAGGTGAGGTTCCTGAGGCCCGTGAAAGCTGGAGACGAACTGCTCGCGAGGGCGGAAGTTACGGAGGACCTCGGGAGGAAGAAGGTGGTGAAGGCCGAGGTCTTCAGGGACGAGGAGAAGGTCTTCGAGGGAACCTTCCACTGCTACGTGCTTGAGAGGCACGTCCTCGGATGA
- a CDS encoding PadR family transcriptional regulator yields the protein MKYRDFLTLHVLHHANEGPVTGSFMMEELRRHGYRVSPGTIYPLLHSLEGKGLLKGHREVRNGRRVRIYEITERGKKVLEEGRKKLRELCKELLEE from the coding sequence ATGAAGTACCGGGATTTCCTGACCCTGCACGTCCTCCACCACGCGAACGAGGGGCCCGTGACGGGTTCCTTCATGATGGAAGAACTGAGAAGACACGGCTACCGTGTAAGCCCCGGTACCATCTACCCCCTCCTCCACTCCCTTGAGGGGAAAGGCCTCCTGAAGGGCCACCGGGAGGTCAGGAATGGGAGGCGGGTTCGGATCTATGAGATAACGGAAAGGGGAAAAAAAGTATTGGAAGAAGGCAGGAAAAAGCTTAGGGAACTGTGTAAGGAACTCCTGGAGGAATGA